A genome region from Terriglobales bacterium includes the following:
- the pgsA gene encoding CDP-diacylglycerol--glycerol-3-phosphate 3-phosphatidyltransferase — translation MNLPNYITLTRILGVPLLLWLLFGKTFSSAHGQRELAASLLFIGLSFTDKLDGYLARKRGQITTMGMLLDPLADKLLITAAFISLVQFNPEVVPAWMAVIVVGREFLVSGLRSVAASEGFTIEASDLGKFKMAVQVVTVVAAILNARWTAWTVGAAVLPIEVIAHLSVWFMVLLSMVSAIDYFAAFWSKIDRSFLERQRRRSSFVLSRRRKRDVAAT, via the coding sequence GTGAATCTGCCTAACTACATCACGCTGACGCGCATCCTCGGCGTGCCCCTGTTGCTGTGGCTGCTGTTCGGTAAGACGTTCTCCAGCGCCCACGGCCAGCGGGAACTGGCGGCATCCCTGCTGTTCATCGGCTTGTCGTTCACCGACAAGCTGGATGGTTACCTGGCCCGCAAGCGTGGACAGATCACCACCATGGGGATGCTGCTCGATCCACTGGCCGACAAGTTGCTCATCACCGCCGCATTCATTTCGCTGGTGCAGTTCAACCCCGAGGTAGTACCGGCCTGGATGGCGGTGATCGTCGTGGGCCGCGAGTTCCTGGTGAGTGGGCTGCGCAGCGTCGCCGCCTCCGAGGGATTCACCATCGAAGCCAGCGACCTGGGCAAATTCAAGATGGCGGTGCAGGTGGTTACGGTGGTAGCGGCCATCCTGAATGCACGCTGGACGGCATGGACAGTCGGCGCCGCCGTACTGCCCATTGAGGTGATCGCGCACCTCTCCGTTTGGTTCATGGTCCTGTTGTCCATGGTTTCGGCCATCGATTACTTTGCTGCCTTCTGGTCGAAGATCGACCGCAGTTTCCTGGAGCGCCAGCGCCGCAGGTCGTCGTTTGTACTCAGCCGGCGCAGGAAGCGCGATGTTGCCGCAACCTGA